Below is a genomic region from Perognathus longimembris pacificus isolate PPM17 unplaced genomic scaffold, ASM2315922v1 HiC_scaffold_5366, whole genome shotgun sequence.
CGTGGCTAAGGGCAGCGGCTGGGTCTGAACCCCGGGTCCCAGGCCTGGTGTCGCACCCCAGCAGGTCCTCTGCTGGCCTCTCCGTCAGTGGACTGGAACTGCGCAGCACGGGTGGGGCCCGAGGTCAGGGCTGGGCCCGAACCCAGACCCACAAAGAGGCCCTGGCATCTCAGCAAGAGCAAAGCTGCAGGGCAAAGTGCATTCGtggtggcactggggcttgagctcagtgcttGTGCGGGGGTCTGGTCGCTTGGAGCGGGCCCAGGCTGAGTTCTGTGCGCTCTCCGTGGGGTGCGTGGTGGTGGTTGGGGTGGGGTCCCCCCTCCCGGAGCAGGCGGGGCTGTGGGCTCTTCTGTGCGCTCTCCGTGGGCTGACGTGGTGGTGGTTGGGGTGGGGTCCCCCCCTCCCGGAGCAGGCGGGGCTGTGGGCTCTTCTGTGCGCTCTCCGTGGGCTGGCGTGGTGGTGGTTAGGGTGGGGTCCCCCCCTCCCGGAGCAGGCGGGGCTTTGGGTTCTTCTGTGTTGCTCTCCTCACGCGCGCGTGCTggaggttgagatggggtctcgggGGCCTGGCGCCCAGGCGgctcccccccccaggtcctcTGCAGTACCGGGTCAGGGCCGGCGCCCTTGCCTGGCGCGCATCTGGGTCTAAGCCGGCTTGGCCCCTCTGCCCGCAGGCCTTTCCTCCGAGTGCGGCCACGGCCCTGCTCTACTGCGGCCTGGTGACCGTCTTCTTCGCGGCCATCAAGCTGGTCAGCTACCGCCTGCACCTCATGTTCGACCAGGGAGAGGTGGTGCGCCCCAGGCCCCCGGGGGCGCGGGAGAAGCCGCAGGGCGAGCCCCGGCCGGCCTCAAGACTCCCAGGTGGGCCCCGGGGCCGCGTCCCGGACCCCCGGCGGCCCcagcgccccggcccggccgagCCCGAGGCCCGGGCCCGCGGCACGGCGACGGCGGGCtcctgccccgcccctccggtGCGCCCGGGAAGTCTGGGGTTCACAGGAGGCCCTGAGCCTCTGACCCTCCGGAACCTTCCCCACAGTTCCTTAAGAGAGCAGGCTCGGTCCTTTGAAAGGACCCCAGGCCATCCCGTAAGACCAgccggagggcggggcgggcggggctggggggccggggcggggccggggcggggccggggcggggccgggagggcggggcggggccgggagggcggggcggggcctgggggccggggcggggccggggcggggccgggagggcggggcggggccgggagggcggggcggggcctgggggccggggcggggcagggagggcggggcggggcctggggggccggggcggggccgggaggacggggcggggcctggaggggcgGTGCAGGGAGGAGCAAGgccgggaagggggcggggcccgggcatGTGGGGCTCATGAGGAGGTGGGGCCAGGGAGGTGGCGTGGTCTGGAGGTGGGCCAagtggacagggagggagggccagggggcggggcctggaggtgggcggggctggcAAGGAGGGTGGGGCCTGCGGGTGGGGCCTGGGCGGTAGGCAGGACCTGCGGTGGGTGTGGCCGGGAGATGGGCCGggcgggaagggaaggtggggccTGGGCGGTGGGTGGGGCctgtggtgggcggggccgggaggcgggcaggagggtggggcctggaTGGTGGGGCCTTaagtgggcggggccgggaggcgggcggggtgggcagggaggggtgggggcctgggaggtgggcggggcctgcggtgggcggggccggggaggccggCAGGGAGGGGCGAGCCCGCCCGCGTCGGGGCGGCCATCGGGCGTGGTCGCAGCCCCGTCTGTCTCGCGGTTCCAGGCACCCTCACAGCACCAAGAAGGTGGAGACCCCCGGGAGCCGCCCCACGCCGCCCCTCCACGGCCGCTCCGGAGCACAGAGCGTCCACTCCCGCCCGTCCTCCGGGCTCTCGGTGCGtggcctcttcttctttttttttttttggccagtcctgggccttggactcagggcctgagcactgtccctggcttcttcccgctcaaggctagcactctgccacctgagccacagcgccgcttctggccgtttttttgtatatgtggtgctggggaatcgaacctagggcctcgtgtatccgagacaggcactcttgccactaggctatatccccagccccagtgggtGGCCTCTTCGGTTTCCGTCCACCCAGCGCGGCGAGTGGCCGGTGCCTCCCGCGCCAGCTCCCTGCCAGAGACCCCTTGAGAGGGGTCCCCTTCTCCACCCCTGCCTGCCGCCCCCCTGCCTGCTGCCCCATCCTCCCTGCCCACTCCCTGCCTGCCGCCCCTGTGCCATCGTCCTTGTCCCGCTTTGGTATTAAGGCCACATCCACATTCCATCTTGTCTCTTTGAAGGCCAATAAGTCAACTCTTAGTGgcggccctggggtttgaacccgggATTTGCGCTTGGTGGGTTGGTGCCCTCCCACTCGAGCCGCACTCCCAGCCCTTTGGAGATAAGGCCTGGGCCGCGACCCTCTCTGCACTCCCTTGGGTGTCGGGACGGCCGGTGTACACCTCTGTGCCCACCACTGGTTGAGGTGGACTTGGCACACTTCTTGCCTGCACCCCCCGgaactcccccccccgcccccccccaggtaGCTGGGTTGCCGGGGGAGCGCTGCGCTCCGGCTGCCTCTCTGCCCAGACGCCCCGGGCCGCAGCGCGGCTGCCTTGGCTGGGCGTCGCCTCCCTCGGGGGCCATTCTGGGGAAGGGCGGTGCCCGGCCGCGCGGACGCTGGAGGAGTTGTTGGCTTTGTCTCTGTTTCAGCGGGAGTCCGCGGTGCGGGGGACGGCGGAGGATCTCAAAGGTGAGCCTCGTCCCGTCACCCAGCTCCCGTCGCCGCCGCGGGAAGCCGGGGCCCTGGCACCCCGTGTTTTAGCTTCCCTACCTCATTGTCAGCGAAAGCTCTGCTGTGAGTTCGTATTTAAAGGCAGATCTTTCGAGAACGGTTCCTGGGCACGGTGATGTTTCTAGACACAgccacctgcgggggggggggggggctccggctCTGGGCCCCGCACCGGTGTCCCCGGGAGACTCCAGCTCCGGCCTGTTGCAGGGGTGGCGCTGTCAGACGACCACGCCGAGCCGCCGCCGTCCTCCGCCTCCCCCGGGACCGCGGCGAggagcccccccgcctccccgtcCCCCGGACCCACCGGAGCCGCGAAGGCCCACGGGGAGCAGCCGCGCCCGGCCCGCCACGGGTCCCAGGGCGGCTTGGAGGACCCCGGCGCCCCGAGGACGCCGCCACGGCGGGTCCTGGTCCCAGTGTGACCTGCCCCGCCCTCCGTGGGGCGGGGGGAAACCCGTGCCGGGCCCCGACCCCGAGGCGGCGGGGGAGCGGGACGGCCGGAGCAGCGGCTGCCAGCGGCGTGACACCGAGGCCCAGGACGGCTCCGGCAGCCAGGGGGCGCTGGCCCTCGCCGAGGGCCCCCCGGCCCGGGGACCCGCTGAGCCTGCGTGAGCCCATTAGAATCGTGGTCACCACGAGCAGCACCCCGCACTCCGCCAGTGACATGGACAGCTCTCCGGACCTACGGGCCCCACGTGCGGGCGGGGACCCCGCGGTGCTCAGCTCTGACGCAGACCCCGAGCAGACCGGGCCCCCCGGGGCCACCCCGGTGCTGCCCCCGGACGGGGCCGGCGGTGGCGCCCGTCCCCACggccaaggaagggaagggatccCAGAGGGCCGGGCGGCAGAGgcccggggccggcgcggggccggggcatCGGGATCTGGAGCTGGGCCGCAGGCCCCCGGGgacgccggccccgccccagggCCCGCGCCGGGCGGCCTGGACCCGGCCTCGTGCAGGAGCGGCCAGGAGAAGCGGCACGCCCGCGTGCTCAGCGTGGACAGCGGCACCGACGTCTTCCTGAGCCGGGGCGGCGCCGAGGGGGCCGGCGAGCGGGAGCGGCCCATGCCCACCTCCAAGTCGGACCTGGAGGCCAAGGAAGGCCAGGTGCCCGACGAGTCCAACTTCCTGGAGTTTCGTCTCCCTGCTGGAGTCCATCAGCACGTCCCAGGCGGCGGCCCCCGCCCACAGCCCCAGGGGCGCGGGAGCCCGTGTGTCGGG
It encodes:
- the LOC125345175 gene encoding LOW QUALITY PROTEIN: pecanex-like protein 2 (The sequence of the model RefSeq protein was modified relative to this genomic sequence to represent the inferred CDS: inserted 2 bases in 2 codons; deleted 1 base in 1 codon), coding for AFPPSAATALLYCGLVTVFFAAIKLVSYRLHLMFDQGEVVRPRPPGAREKPQGEPRPASRLPGGPRGRVPDPRRPQRPGPAEPEARARGTATAGSCPAPPAPSQHQEGGDPREPPHAAPPRPLRSTERPLPPVLRALAPVGGLFGFRPPSAASGRCLPRQLPARDPLRGVPFSTPACRPPACCPILPAHSLPAAPVPSSLSRFGSWVAGGALRSGCLSAQTPRAAARLPWLGVASLGGHSGEGRCPAARTLEELLALSLFQRESAVRGTAEDLKAKALLGGAVRRPRRAAAVLRLPRDRGEEPPRLPVPRTHRSREGPRGAAAPGPPRVPGRLGGPRRPEDAATAGPGPSVTCPALRGAGGNPCRAPTPRRRGSGTAGAAAASGVTPRPRTAPAARGRWPSPRAPRPGDPLSLREPIRIVVTTSSTPHSASDMDSSPDLRAPRAGGDPAVLSSDADPEQTGPPGATPVLPPDGAGGGARPHGQGREGIPEGRAAEARGRRGAGASGSGAGPQAPGDAGPAPGPAPGGLDPASCRSGQEKRHARVLSVDSGTDVFLSRGGAEGAGERERPMPTSKSDLEAKEGQVPDESNFLEFVSLLESISTSQAAAPAHSPRGAGARVSGGDSPGRKEEPQAGEEPGGPDSRLGQPDAPSRQPAGASPACTPPAQAAAPFQGSRQRQIVYRATSQQDSSVLQVISGPETSGQEEMSVDAMQVFIDERGEIRSCYLKSGKQKEGPAQRPAATGRVSHARETRASSSSTTPSGSPDPSSGDPAVSALQQQLLLMVARRTQSETPRHVSQDLEDSSCSSAQGKFNREQFYKFIIFPGKWIKVWYDRLTLLALLDRTEDVKENVLAVLLGVLVSLLGFLTLXRGFCKDLWVLLFCLVMASCQYSLLKSVQPDPASPVHGHNQIITYSRPVYFCLLCGLILLLDAGAEARXPPRLVVYGLRLFSPQTLLVARDALIGFLYCFPALSLLGLFPQINTFCTYLLEQIDMLLFGGSGESGTLSAVYSVGRSVLTAALLHGLCFSAGEGWQPVTQTAHADPLAVREPRQ